A genomic window from Solanum dulcamara chromosome 11, daSolDulc1.2, whole genome shotgun sequence includes:
- the LOC129874658 gene encoding glutamate receptor 2.9-like has product MSTFKPFPMLIFILKVCVFISLVAVKASTANETIEIGAIIDLNSRIGKEQKTAINIAVGNYNHDRRNKKHLITLHFRNTSKDTIQDLFTAEELVKQNHVKMIVIGMQTWEETALIADIGKRHQVSIISFVTASYTPELVLLKWPFLVQMTTSSLDQINCTSSVVSSYQWRKVIVIYEDDMYSDSSMLAVLTETLRGHGVEVEHQLILPQFSSLSDPREVVRREVVKLLRKQSRVFIVLRSSVSTATHLFKEAKELGLMGRDSAWILADSLADLLDSVDTAFISSIQGALGIKNHYAEATKSFQDFKGQFQMIFQSEYPMEDHPEPGIHALKAYDSITAFAKAVNSLGTKSSNDSVLLKNRFLSSNFTGLSGNISFVNGALSHHPTFRIVNVDGNRYKGLVFWSSKFGFSEVPEVENGERIWVDGSRTMKSSMVKWPGELKRVPKGWAMPTDSKPLIIGVPGRTSFEKFVKVETVAETNERKYTGFCIDLFREVLKILEKNYSLPYEFEPYNGSYPDLVQQLTNRNYDAIVGDITILAERTKYVEFTQPFAESGLTMVVPVKFDRSERAWMFLKPFTGIMWIATGAVLVYTMLVVWFMEHHSNPEFRGRWKDQLGTAMWFTFSSLFFAHRETIRSNYTKTVVVVWFFLVFVLTSSYTASLTSMLTVPRLEPSVKDIGWIKRTNATVGCDGDSFVKDYLRQVLELQNIKTISNQDDYPTELENGTIKAAFLEIPYQKVFLREHCNQYVVAGPNYRFGGLAFAFQKGSPLARDVSEAILTLTQDGTLNRLEEHWFALSKNCDNVRVDETESLTLGSFWGLYLVSGATSTVCLLFYVYHLFRKSRHLSGAFHDNIVHPSTDQSLRTNTAGIIRYNQNDKPTVSLRRVTSGRAAGLGVERGLSPKWHLVSPSDAAQIFDGSSQHPQVAIQLGNLRSD; this is encoded by the exons atgaGTACTTTTAAGCCCTTCCCTATGTTAATCTTCATCCTCAAGGTCTGTGTTTTTATCTCCCTTGTAGCTGTCAAAGCAAGTACTGCAAATGAAACCATAGAAATAGGTGCAATTATTGACTTAAATTCCCGTATTGGTAAGGAACAGAAAACTGCAATAAATATAGCAGTTGGGAATTATAACCATGACAGAAGAAATAAAAAGCATCTTATAACACTTCATTTTAGGAACACCAGCAAGGACACAATTCAGGACCTTTTCACAG CTGAAGAGCTTGTTAAACAAAACCATGTAAAGATGATAGTGATTGGCATGCAGACTTGGGAAGAAACAGCTTTAATTGCTGATATTGGGAAAAGGCATCAAGTTTCAATTATCTCTTTTGTTACAGCTTCCTACACACCAGAATTGGTGCTGCTTAAATGGCCTTTCTTGGTGCAAATGACTACAAGCAGCTTGGACCAAATAAATTGTACATCTTCAGTAGTTAGTTCCTACCAGTGGAGGAAAGTTATAGTAATTTATGAAGATGACATGTATAGTGATTCTAGTATGCTTGCAGTTCTAACTGAAACACTTAGAGGACATGGTGTAGAAGTAGAGCATCAACTAATTCTTCCACAATTCTCTTCTCTATCCGATCCAAGGGAGGTTGTTCGACGAGAGGTAGTCAAGTTACTAAGGAAACAATCAAGGGTGTTTATCGTTCTTCGTTCATCAGTATCCACTGCAACTCATCTGTTTAAAGAAGCCAAGGAACTTGGACTTATGGGAAGAGATTCAGCTTGGATACTTGCAGACTCTCTTGCTGATCTCTTGGATTCTGTTGACACAGCCTTTATTTCATCTATCCAAGGGGCTTTAGGAATCAAAAATCACTATGCAGAAGCCACTAAGTCTTTCCAAGATTTTAAAGGtcaatttcaaatgattttCCAATCTGAATATCCTATGGAGGATCACCCAGAGCCTGGAATTCATGCTCTAAAAGCATATGACAGTATCACAGCTTTTGCTAAGGCGGTGAACAGTTTGGGAACAAAGAGTTCCAATGACTCAGTTTTGCTGAAAAACAGATTTCTTTCCAGCAATTTCACAGGTTTGAGTGGCAATATTAGTTTTGTCAATGGAGCACTGTCACACCATCCAACGTTTAGGATTGTAAACGTTGATGGAAACAGGTATAAAGGACTTGTCTTCTGGTCATCAAAGTTTGGATTCTCGGAAGTTCCTGAAGTGGAAAATGGGGAGAGAATTTGGGTTGATGGATCCCGTACCATGAAGTCTAGTATGGTAAAATGGCCGGGAGAATTGAAACGTGTCCCAAAAGGGTGGGCAATGCCTACTGATTCAAAACCATTGATTATTGGTGTTCCAGGGAGGACATCTTTCGAGAAATTTGTAAAGGTTGAAACGGTGGCTGAGACAAATGAAAGGAAGTATACTGGTTTCTGTATTGATCTTTTCAGAGAAGTACTtaaaattttggagaaaaattATTCATTACCATATGAATTTGAACCATATAATGGATCATATCCTGATCTGGTTCAGCAACTGACTAATAGG AACTATGATGCTATTGTTGGAGACATAACGATATTAGCGGAAAGGACAAAATATGTGGAGTTCACACAGCCATTTGCAGAATCAGGGTTGACCATGGTGGTTCCAGTGAAGTTTGATAGATCCGAGAGGGCATGGATGTTCTTGAAGCCTTTCACTGGAATTATGTGGATAGCAACAGGTGCTGTCTTAGTTTACACAATGCTTGTAGTTTGGTTCATGGAGCATCACTCCAATCCTGAATTTAGAGGCCGGTGGAAAGATCAACTTGGAACTGCAATGTGGTTTACATTCTCTTCACTATTTTTTGCTCACC GGGAGACTATCAGAAGCAACTACACCAAGACTGTAGTAGTGGTTTGGTTTTTCCTGGTCTTCGTGTTGACCTCGAGTTATACAGCTTCTCTGACTTCAATGCTAACTGTTCCAAGACTGGAACCAAGTGTGAAAGATATAGGATGGATAAAGAGAACAAACGCAACTGTTGGATGTGATGGTGATTCCTTTGTTAaggattatttgaggcaagtccTGGAGCTTCAAAATATCAAGACCATTAGTAATCAGGACGATTATCCAACTGAACTTGAAAATGGAACCATCAAAGCAGCCTTTCTTGAAATCCCATATCAGAAGGTTTTCCTTAGAGAGCACTGCAACCAGTATGTGGTTGCTGGTCCGAATTACAGATTTGGAGGACTAGCCTTT GCATTCCAGAAAGGCTCTCCGCTAGCTCGTGATGTATCTGAAGCCATACTGACTCTAACACAAGATGGTACGCTTAACCGCTTGGAAGAACATTGGTTTGCTTTGTCAAAGAATTGTGACAATGTTCGTGTTGATGAAACAGAAAGCCTCACCCTAGGGAGCTTCTGGGGCTTATATCTAGTCTCTGGTGCAACATCTACTGTCTGTTTGCTATTTTATGTGTATCATTTATTCAGAAAATCCCGGCATCTTAGTGGAGCATTTCATGACAACATAGTTCATCCATCAACTGATCAAAGTCTCCGGACAAACACAGCTGGAATTATACGGTATAACCAAAATGACAAGCCAACAGTATCTTTAAGGAGAGTAACGTCTGGTCGGGCAGCAGGGCTCGGGGTAGAGAGGGGGCTTTCACCAAAATGGCACTTGGTGAGTCCTTCAGACGCTGCACAAATTTTTGATGGCTCTTCCCAACATCCTCAAGTTGCTATACAATTGGGGAATTTAAGGTCAGATTGA
- the LOC129874659 gene encoding peroxidase 19, protein MSSSPTFSSTATIFMFLFFLNLPFSNSLLPINATLRRPPRQLSVNYYAKSCPQVEYLVGSVTSNMFKEAPASGPATIRLFFHDCFVEGCDGSILISSKAGSKELAEKDAEDNKDIAKEAFEGINKAKAVVESKCPGVVSCADILAIATRNFVHLVGGPYYEVKKGRWDGKISKASRVHQNLPQSNSTVDQLLKLFSSKGLTPEDLVVLSGAHTIGFAHCKQFVNRIYNYKGTKKPDPYMDPRLLKALKMSCPQFGGNVDIVAPFDVTTPFSFDNAYYGNLDAKLGLLASDQALSLDPRTKSLVQVLAKDKHKFFQAFADAMDKMGSIGVKRGRKHGEFRKDCTIHHI, encoded by the exons ATGTcttcttctcccacattttctTCCACTGCCACCATTTTTAtgttcctcttcttcctcaatTTGCCCTTCTCCAATTCTCTGCTACCAATCAATGCCACCCTTCGGCGGCCGCCTCGACAACTCTCCGTTAACTACTATGCCAAATCATGCCCTCAAGTTGAATATCTGGTGGGCTCTGTAACCTCCAACATGTTCAAAGAAGCTCCTGCCTCTGGCCCTGCCACCATTCGCCTTTTTTTCCATGATTGCTTTGTTGAA GGGTGTGATGGGTCAATATTGATATCAAGTAAAGCAGGAAGCAAAGAATTAGCAGAGAAAGATGCAGAAGATAACAAGGATATAGCTAAAGAGGCATTTGAGGGCATAAATAAAGCCAAAGCTGTTGTGGAAAGCAAGTGTCCTGGTGTTGTTTCTTGTGCAGACATTCTTGCCATTGCTACCAGAAATTTTGTCCACTTA GTTGGAGGACCCTATTATGAAGTGAAGAAAGGAAGATGGGATGGAAAGATATCAAAGGCATCAAGGGTGCACCAAAATCTTCCTCAATCAAATTCAACAGTGGACcaacttttgaaacttttttcctCTAAAGGACTCACCCCAGAGGACCTTGTGGTCCTCTCTGGTGCACACACAATAGGTTTTGCACATTGCAAGCAATTTGTGAACAGAATTTATAACTACAAAGGGACCAAGAAACCTGACCCTTATATGGATCCTAGACTCTTAAAGGCCCTCAAAATGTCATGTCCACAATTTGGTGGAAATGTTGATATTGTAGCACCATTTGATGTGACAACACCTTTCTCATTTGACAATGCTTATTATGGGAATTTGGACGCTAAATTGGGATTGTTGGCTTCTGATCAAGCTCTGTCTTTGGACCCTAGGACTAAGTCATTAGTTCAAGTATTGGCAAAGGATAAACATAAGTTTTTTCAGGCTTTTGCTGATGCTATGGACAAAATGGGAAGTATTGGGGTCAAAAGGGGAAGAAAGCATGGGGAATTTAGAAAAGATTGTACTATCCATCATATCTGA
- the LOC129873065 gene encoding uncharacterized protein LOC129873065 — MRAVVQRVASASVEVEGHIVSAIGPGLLVLVGIHESDVDSDADYICRKVLNMRLFPNEETGKTWDHSVVQKNYEVLLVSQFTLYGVLKGNKPDFHVAMPPQKAKPFYASLVEKFQKAYKQDAVKDGVFGAMMKVNLVNDGPVTMHLDSAQPSK, encoded by the exons ATGAGGGCCGTAGTCCAGCGTGTTGCTTCAGCCAGTGTAGAG GTCGAGGGACATATAGTATCAGCAATCGGTCCGGGATTGCTCGTTCTCGTTGGGATTCATGAGTCAGACGTCGATTCCGATGCTGACTACAT ATGCCGGAAAGTGTTGAATATGAGACTGTTCCCGAATGAGGAAACTGGAAAGACATGGGATCACAGT GTAGTTCAGAAGAATTATGAAGTTCTATTAG TGAGTCAGTTTACACTATATGGGGTTTTGAAAGGAAACAAGCCGGATTTTCATGTCGCAATGCCTCCTCAGAAAGCGAAACCCTTTTATGCCTCTCTGGTTGAGAAATTCCAGAAAGCTTACAAACAGGATGCCGTCAAAG ATGGTGTCTTTGGGGCAATGATGAAG GTCAACTTGGTCAATGATGGCCCTGTCACGATGCATCTTGACTCAGCACAACCGTCAAAATGA